The DNA window GACTGGGTCGATAAAATGTCGCTCAAGATTCCCGTGGTCGGCGATATTATCTACAACTCGGTTATTGCTCGCTTCTCGCGCACCTTGGCAACCACCTTTGCGGCCGGTGTCCCCTTGGTAGATGCGCTGAATTCCGTCGCTGGCGCGGCAGGCAATGCCGTCTACTACAAGGCCATTATTCAAATCCGGGACGACGTGACCACCGGTCAAACCCTGTACTCCTCCATTCGCTTTACCAATCTCTTTCCCACCATGCTGCTGCAGATGGTCTCCATCGGTGAAGAATCCGGCTCTCTGGACGACATGCTCGACAAAGTGGCCACTCACTTTGAGGAGGCGGTGGATAACGCCGTCGATACGCTAACCGCGCTACTCGAGCCCTTCATTATGTCGATTCTGGGGGTATTGGTCGGCGGCCTGATGATCGCCATGTACCTGCCGATCTTTATGCTGGGTTCCGCGATTTAAAGACAGCACAGCCGTTAGCGAGACAAACAAGACCTTATGACCATTCTGCAACTGGCAGACAGCCAGCCCTTTATCTTTCTGGCCATTGTCGCCATTTTTGCGCTGATGTTTGGCAGCTTTTTTAATGTGGTGATTTACCGCCTGCCGAAAATCATGGAACAAAGCTGGCAGCAAGAGTGTAGATTGCTACTGGAGCTGCCAGCCCAGGACGAAAAACCCTTCAGCCTGAGCAAGCCCAACTCCCACTGCCCTAGCTGCAAAAGCCCCGTTAAGGTTTGGCAAAACATCCCAATTGTCAGTTTCCTCATGCTGAAAGGTCGCTGTGGGAACTGCAAGACAGCGATCAGCTGGCGCTATCCCGCCATCGAGTTGACGACCGCAGCGCTGGCAGTGTTCGCGATTGCCCATTTCGGTGCCACACCCCAGGGGGTTGCCGTGGTGCTGTTCAGTTGGCTTTTGCTGATCATGTCGATGATCGATATGGACCACCAACTGCTGCCCGACCAACTTACTTTACCCCTGCTCTGGCTCGGCCTGGCCTTCCACGCATTCACCGGCACCTTGCCCTTGGCGGATGCGGTTTGGGGCGCCATTTTTGGCTACCTGGTGCTGTGGTCTGTTTACTGGCTGTTCAAGTTGCTGACCGGCAAAGAAGGCATGGGCTACGGCGACTTCAAGTTGCTCGCGGCCCTCGGCGCCTGGCTCGGCTGGCAGCAGTTGCCGCTGATTATTATTTTATCCTCGCTGGTGGGTGCGGTGCTCGGCGCCATCAGCCTGAGCCTTGCGGGCAAGGGGCGCGGCCAGACCATTCCCTTCGGCCCCTACCTGGCCGCCGCGGGATGGATTGCCATGTTCTGGGGCGATCAAATCGTCTCCAGCTACCTCCAGTTTGCCGGCTTTAAATAGCCCCGGGGCCTGTCATGTATATCGTTGGCTTAACCGGGGGAATAGGCAGCGGCAAAAGCGCCGCCACCCGCGCCTTTGCCGACAAAGGCGTGGTCATCGTTGACGCTGACGTGGTCGCCCGCGAAGTAGTCGAACCTGGCACACCGGCATTAAAAGCCATTGCGGCCCACTTCGGTGATGACATTTTGCAGGAAAATGGCGCGCTGGACAGAGCGGCTCTACGACAGCGTATCTTTGCCGATCAGGATGAAAAGCGCTGGCTGGAAGCCCTCCTGCACCCGCTGATTCACGCAGAGACCCGGCGCCAGCTGGATGCCGCCCAATCACCCTATGTCATTTATGTGTCGCCCCTGCTGGTCGATGGCGGCCAGCAGACCATGTGCAAGGACCTTGTGGTGGTGGATGTGCCGGAAGCCGTGCAAATTGAGCGCACGATGGCCAGAGATAACAACCCGCGGTCTCTCGTCGAAAAAATTCTTGCCAGCCAGGTGGACCGCCAGACTCGCCTTGCAGCAGCCACCCATGTCATCGACAATAGCCGGGACTTGGCCTACCTAGCAGCACAGGTCGACACACTTCACCAGGAGTTCTTAAGCAA is part of the Spongiibacter taiwanensis genome and encodes:
- the coaE gene encoding dephospho-CoA kinase (Dephospho-CoA kinase (CoaE) performs the final step in coenzyme A biosynthesis.), with the protein product MYIVGLTGGIGSGKSAATRAFADKGVVIVDADVVAREVVEPGTPALKAIAAHFGDDILQENGALDRAALRQRIFADQDEKRWLEALLHPLIHAETRRQLDAAQSPYVIYVSPLLVDGGQQTMCKDLVVVDVPEAVQIERTMARDNNPRSLVEKILASQVDRQTRLAAATHVIDNSRDLAYLAAQVDTLHQEFLSKAKRND
- a CDS encoding prepilin peptidase, with amino-acid sequence MTILQLADSQPFIFLAIVAIFALMFGSFFNVVIYRLPKIMEQSWQQECRLLLELPAQDEKPFSLSKPNSHCPSCKSPVKVWQNIPIVSFLMLKGRCGNCKTAISWRYPAIELTTAALAVFAIAHFGATPQGVAVVLFSWLLLIMSMIDMDHQLLPDQLTLPLLWLGLAFHAFTGTLPLADAVWGAIFGYLVLWSVYWLFKLLTGKEGMGYGDFKLLAALGAWLGWQQLPLIIILSSLVGAVLGAISLSLAGKGRGQTIPFGPYLAAAGWIAMFWGDQIVSSYLQFAGFK